The Lemur catta isolate mLemCat1 chromosome X, mLemCat1.pri, whole genome shotgun sequence genome has a window encoding:
- the SRPK3 gene encoding SRSF protein kinase 3 isoform X1 translates to MSTGAGGGGGGGGGDSGSSSSSQASCGPESSGSELAQAAPAPRMLQGLLGSDDEEQEDPKDYCKGGYYPVKIGDLFNGRYHVVRKLGWGHFSTVWLCWDIQRKRFVALKVVKSAGHYTETAVDEIKLLKCVRDSDPSDPKRETIVQLIDDFRISGVNGVHVCMVLEVLGHQLLKWIIKSNYQGLPVPCVKSIVRQVLHGLDYLHTKCKIIHTDIKPENILLCVGDAYIRRLAAEATEWQQSGAPPPSRSTVSTAPQEVLTGKLSKNKRKKMRRKRKLQKRLLEERLRDLQRLEAMEAAAQAEDSSSRLEGGSGSTSSSGCHPGGAGAGPSPASSSPTPGGDRSLSPCSQSSGFSGSLFSLASGSILSGSSTQRETGGLLSPSTPFGASNLLVNPLEPQNADKIKIKIADLGNACWVHKHFTEDIQTRQYRAVEVLIGAEYGPPADIWSTACMAFELATGDYLFEPHSGEDYSRDEDHIAHIVELLGDIPPAFALSGRYSREFFNRRGELRHIHNLKHWGLYEVLMEKYEWPLEQATQFSAFLLPMMEYIPEKRASAADCLQHPWLNP, encoded by the exons ATGAGCACCGGTGCGGGCGggggtggcggtggcggtggcggagacagcggcagcagcagcag CTCGCAGGCCTCCTGCGGGCCCGAGTCCTCGGGCTCCGAACTAGCCCAGGCCGCTCCAGCGCCCCGAATGCTGCAGGGGCTCTTGGGCTCTGATGATGAGGAACAGGAGGACCCCAAAGACTACTGCAAGG GCGGGTACTACCCCGTGAAGATCGGCGACCTGTTCAATGGGCGGTACCACGTGGTGCGCAAGCTGGGCTGGGGCCACTTCTCCACCGTCTGGCTGTGCTGGGACATCCA GCGCAAGCGCTTCGTAGCCCTAAAAGTGGTGAAGAGCGCAGGCCATTACACAGAGACAGCTGTGGATGAGATCAAGCTCCTGAAATGT GTCCGGGACAGCGACCCTAGTGACCCCAAAAGAGAGACCATTGTCCAGCTCATTGATGACTTCAGGATCTCAGGCGTTAATGGAGTCC ACGTGTGCATGGTGCTGGAGGTCCTGGGCCACCAGCTCCTTAAGTGGATCATCAAGTCCAACTACCAGGGCCTGCCTGTGCCCTGTGTGAAGAGCATTGTGAGGCAG GTGCTGCATGGCCTGGACTACCTCCACACCAAGTGCAAGATCATCCACACAGACATCAAGCCTGAGAACATCCTGCTGTGTGTGGGCGATGCGTACATCAGGCGCCTGGCGGCCGAGGCCACAGAGTGGCAGCAGTCAGGGGCACCGCCCCCATCCCGCTCCACAG TGAGCACTGCCCCCCAGGAAGTCTTG ACCGGTAAGCTGTCCAAAaacaagaggaagaagatgaggcGCAAGCGGAAACTGCAGAAGCGGCTGCTGGAGGAGCGGCTGCGGGACCTGCAGAGGCTGGAGGCCATGGAGGCGGCGGCCCAGGCCGAGG ACTCCAGCTCAAGACTAGAGGGGGGCAGCGGCTCCACCTCCTCTTCAGGCTGCCACCCCGGGGGGGCCGGGGCAGGCCCCtccccagcttcctcctcccccaccccagggggcGACCGCAGCCTCAGCCCCTGTTCGCAGAGCTCGGGCTTCTCGGGctccctcttctctcttgctTCGGGCTCCATCCTCTCCGGCTCGTCCACTCAGCGTGAGACCGGGGGCCTCCTGTCACCCAGCA caCCGTTTGGTGCCTCAAACCTCCTGGTGAACCCCCTGGAGCCCCAAAACGCAGACAAGATCAAGATCAAGATCGCGGACCTGGGCAATGCCTGCTGGGTG CACAAGCACTTCACTGAGGACATCCAGACGCGGCAGTACCGGGCCGTGGAGGTGCTGATCGGCGCTGAGTATGGCCCCCCCGCGGACATCTGGAGCACGGCGTGCATG GCCTTCGAGCTGGCCACCGGCGACTACCTGTTTGAGCCTCACTCTGGAGAAGACTACAGTCGCGATGAGG ACCACATCGCTCACATCGTGGAGCTTCTGGGAGACATCCCCCCAGCCTTCGCCCTCTCGGGCCGCTACTCCCGGGAGTTCTTCAACCGGAGAG GAGAGCTGCGACACATCCACAACCTCAAGCACTGGGGCCTGTACGAGGTGCTCATGGAGAAGTACGAGTGGCCCCTGGAGCAGGCCACGCAGTTCAGCGCCTTCCTGCTGCCCATGATGGAGTACATCCCCGAGAAGCGGGCCAGCGCGGCTGACTGCCTGCAGCACCCCTGGCTCAACCCCTaa
- the SRPK3 gene encoding SRSF protein kinase 3 isoform X2 has translation MSTGAGGGGGGGGGDSGSSSSSQASCGPESSGSELAQAAPAPRMLQGLLGSDDEEQEDPKDYCKGGYYPVKIGDLFNGRYHVVRKLGWGHFSTVWLCWDIQRKRFVALKVVKSAGHYTETAVDEIKLLKCVRDSDPSDPKRETIVQLIDDFRISGVNGVHVCMVLEVLGHQLLKWIIKSNYQGLPVPCVKSIVRQVLHGLDYLHTKCKIIHTDIKPENILLCVGDAYIRRLAAEATEWQQSGAPPPSRSTVSTAPQEVLTGKLSKNKRKKMRRKRKLQKRLLEERLRDLQRLEAMEAAAQAEGGDRSLSPCSQSSGFSGSLFSLASGSILSGSSTQRETGGLLSPSTPFGASNLLVNPLEPQNADKIKIKIADLGNACWVHKHFTEDIQTRQYRAVEVLIGAEYGPPADIWSTACMAFELATGDYLFEPHSGEDYSRDEDHIAHIVELLGDIPPAFALSGRYSREFFNRRGELRHIHNLKHWGLYEVLMEKYEWPLEQATQFSAFLLPMMEYIPEKRASAADCLQHPWLNP, from the exons ATGAGCACCGGTGCGGGCGggggtggcggtggcggtggcggagacagcggcagcagcagcag CTCGCAGGCCTCCTGCGGGCCCGAGTCCTCGGGCTCCGAACTAGCCCAGGCCGCTCCAGCGCCCCGAATGCTGCAGGGGCTCTTGGGCTCTGATGATGAGGAACAGGAGGACCCCAAAGACTACTGCAAGG GCGGGTACTACCCCGTGAAGATCGGCGACCTGTTCAATGGGCGGTACCACGTGGTGCGCAAGCTGGGCTGGGGCCACTTCTCCACCGTCTGGCTGTGCTGGGACATCCA GCGCAAGCGCTTCGTAGCCCTAAAAGTGGTGAAGAGCGCAGGCCATTACACAGAGACAGCTGTGGATGAGATCAAGCTCCTGAAATGT GTCCGGGACAGCGACCCTAGTGACCCCAAAAGAGAGACCATTGTCCAGCTCATTGATGACTTCAGGATCTCAGGCGTTAATGGAGTCC ACGTGTGCATGGTGCTGGAGGTCCTGGGCCACCAGCTCCTTAAGTGGATCATCAAGTCCAACTACCAGGGCCTGCCTGTGCCCTGTGTGAAGAGCATTGTGAGGCAG GTGCTGCATGGCCTGGACTACCTCCACACCAAGTGCAAGATCATCCACACAGACATCAAGCCTGAGAACATCCTGCTGTGTGTGGGCGATGCGTACATCAGGCGCCTGGCGGCCGAGGCCACAGAGTGGCAGCAGTCAGGGGCACCGCCCCCATCCCGCTCCACAG TGAGCACTGCCCCCCAGGAAGTCTTG ACCGGTAAGCTGTCCAAAaacaagaggaagaagatgaggcGCAAGCGGAAACTGCAGAAGCGGCTGCTGGAGGAGCGGCTGCGGGACCTGCAGAGGCTGGAGGCCATGGAGGCGGCGGCCCAGGCCGAGG ggggcGACCGCAGCCTCAGCCCCTGTTCGCAGAGCTCGGGCTTCTCGGGctccctcttctctcttgctTCGGGCTCCATCCTCTCCGGCTCGTCCACTCAGCGTGAGACCGGGGGCCTCCTGTCACCCAGCA caCCGTTTGGTGCCTCAAACCTCCTGGTGAACCCCCTGGAGCCCCAAAACGCAGACAAGATCAAGATCAAGATCGCGGACCTGGGCAATGCCTGCTGGGTG CACAAGCACTTCACTGAGGACATCCAGACGCGGCAGTACCGGGCCGTGGAGGTGCTGATCGGCGCTGAGTATGGCCCCCCCGCGGACATCTGGAGCACGGCGTGCATG GCCTTCGAGCTGGCCACCGGCGACTACCTGTTTGAGCCTCACTCTGGAGAAGACTACAGTCGCGATGAGG ACCACATCGCTCACATCGTGGAGCTTCTGGGAGACATCCCCCCAGCCTTCGCCCTCTCGGGCCGCTACTCCCGGGAGTTCTTCAACCGGAGAG GAGAGCTGCGACACATCCACAACCTCAAGCACTGGGGCCTGTACGAGGTGCTCATGGAGAAGTACGAGTGGCCCCTGGAGCAGGCCACGCAGTTCAGCGCCTTCCTGCTGCCCATGATGGAGTACATCCCCGAGAAGCGGGCCAGCGCGGCTGACTGCCTGCAGCACCCCTGGCTCAACCCCTaa